In Equus caballus isolate H_3958 breed thoroughbred chromosome 7, TB-T2T, whole genome shotgun sequence, one DNA window encodes the following:
- the SCN2B gene encoding sodium channel regulatory subunit beta-2 isoform X1: protein MPGYLALPSVSRGSVSFSLWVQKACPLPGPVIQNPHQLVALSAVPPGQSMEVTVPTTLNVLNGTNARLPCTFNSCYTVNHKQFSLNWTYQGCSNCSEEMFLQFRMKIINLKLERFGDRVEFSGNPSKYDASVTLKNVHLEDQGIYNCYIMNPPDRHRGHGKISLQVLMEEPPERDSTVAVIVGASVGGFLAVVILVLMVVKCVRRKKEQKLSTDDLKTEEEGKTDGEGNADDGTK from the exons ATGCCTGGCTACCTCGCCCTGCCTTCAGTCTCACGGGGctcagtctctttttctctttgg GTGCAGAAGGCTTGTCCCCTCCCTGGCCCTGTCATCCAGAATCCTCACCAGCTTGTGGCTTTATCTGCAGTGCCACCAGGGCAGAGCATGGAAGTCACCGTACCTACCACCCTCAACGTCCTCAATGGCACTAATGCCCGCCTGCCCTGCACCTTCAACTCCTGCTACACAGTGAACCACAAACAATTCTCCCTGAACTGGACTTACCAGGGCTGCAGTAACTGCTCCGAGGAGATG TTCCTCCAGTTCCGCATGAAGATCATTAACTTGAAGCTGGAGCGGTTCGGGGACCGTGTGGAATTCTCGGGGAACCCCAGCAAGTATGATGCATCAGTGACACTGAAAAACGTGCATCTGGAGGATCAGGGCATCTACAACTGCTACATCATGAACCCGCCCGACCGCCACCGTGGCCACGGCAAGATTTCCCTGCAGGTCCTCATGGAAG AGCCCCCTGAGCGGGATTCCACGGTGGCAGTGATTGTGGGTGCCTCTGTGGGGGGCTTCCTGGCTGTGGTCATCTTGGTGCTGATGGTCGTGAAGTGcgtgaggaggaaaaaagagcagAAACTGAGCACGGATGACctgaagacagaggaggagggcAAGACAGACGGAGAGGGCAACGCGGACGATGGCACCAAGTAA
- the SCN2B gene encoding sodium channel regulatory subunit beta-2 isoform X2: MHRDAWLPRPAFSLTGLSLFFSLVPPGQSMEVTVPTTLNVLNGTNARLPCTFNSCYTVNHKQFSLNWTYQGCSNCSEEMFLQFRMKIINLKLERFGDRVEFSGNPSKYDASVTLKNVHLEDQGIYNCYIMNPPDRHRGHGKISLQVLMEEPPERDSTVAVIVGASVGGFLAVVILVLMVVKCVRRKKEQKLSTDDLKTEEEGKTDGEGNADDGTK; this comes from the exons ATGCACAGAGATGCCTGGCTACCTCGCCCTGCCTTCAGTCTCACGGGGctcagtctctttttctctttgg TGCCACCAGGGCAGAGCATGGAAGTCACCGTACCTACCACCCTCAACGTCCTCAATGGCACTAATGCCCGCCTGCCCTGCACCTTCAACTCCTGCTACACAGTGAACCACAAACAATTCTCCCTGAACTGGACTTACCAGGGCTGCAGTAACTGCTCCGAGGAGATG TTCCTCCAGTTCCGCATGAAGATCATTAACTTGAAGCTGGAGCGGTTCGGGGACCGTGTGGAATTCTCGGGGAACCCCAGCAAGTATGATGCATCAGTGACACTGAAAAACGTGCATCTGGAGGATCAGGGCATCTACAACTGCTACATCATGAACCCGCCCGACCGCCACCGTGGCCACGGCAAGATTTCCCTGCAGGTCCTCATGGAAG AGCCCCCTGAGCGGGATTCCACGGTGGCAGTGATTGTGGGTGCCTCTGTGGGGGGCTTCCTGGCTGTGGTCATCTTGGTGCTGATGGTCGTGAAGTGcgtgaggaggaaaaaagagcagAAACTGAGCACGGATGACctgaagacagaggaggagggcAAGACAGACGGAGAGGGCAACGCGGACGATGGCACCAAGTAA
- the JAML gene encoding junctional adhesion molecule-like: protein MESGMFCLLKLILIPVLLDYSLGLNDLIVSSLELTVHVGDSALMGCVFQSTEEKRMTKVDWMFSSGEHAKEDFVLYYYANLSVAVGRFQNRAHLVGDISRKDGSLLLQNVEEADQGNYTCEIRFEMESQVFKRTVALHVLPEEPNELVVHVGDSIQMGCVFQSTEKKRMTKVDWMFSSEGHAKEEIVLRYHPKLNLPVRYPQNWSRFQNRVNLVGDTSRNDGSILLQGVKESDRGSYTCSIHLGNLTFRKTFVLHVVQKELRTLVTPETLRHEILGGNHLVIIVGIVCATVLLLSVLILTLKKRNKSSETSTTVVKSLENAKKALPEKHIYTSIATREVIEEEESSGKSEATYMTMHPVWPSPRSAPSNPPEKKSAGEMLKTEQAF from the exons ATGGAGAGCGGAATGTTTTGCCTGCTGAAACTCATCCTGATACCAGTGTTATTGG ATTATTCCTTGGGCCTGAATGACTTGATTGTTTCCTCCCTTGAGCTAACAGTCCATGTGGGTGATTCAGCCCTGATGGGATGTGTTTTCCAGAGCACAGAAGAGAAACGTATGACCAAAGTAGACTGGATGTTCTCATCAGGAGAGCACGCCAAG GAGGATTTTGTGCTATACTATTATGCCAACCTCAGCGTGGCTGTGGGGCGCTTCCAGAATCGTGCGCACTTGGTGGGGGACATCTCACGCAAAGACGGTTCTCTCTTGCTCCAAAATGTGGAAGAAGCTGACCAGGGAAACTATACCTGTGAAATCCGCTTTGAAATGGAGAGCCAGGTGTTCAAAAGAACAGTGGCGCTGCATGTACTGCCAGAGGAGCCCAACG AGCTCGTGGTCCATGTGGGTGATTCGATTCAGATGGGATGTGTTTTCCAGAGCACAGAAAAGAAACGCATGACCAAGGTAGACTGGATGTTCTCGTCGGAAGGGCACGCCAAG GAGGAGATTGTGCTACGCTATCACCCCAAACTCAACCTACCTGTGCGGTACCCCCAGAACTGGAGCCGCTTCCAGAACCGTGTAAACCTGGTGGGGGACACTTCCCGCAATGATGGCTCCATCCTGCTCCAAGGAGTGAAGGAGTCTGACAGAGGAAGCTACACCTGCAGCATCCACCTGGGAAACCTGACCTTCAGGAAAACTTTTGTGCTGCACGTGGTTCAAAAAGAGCTCCGAA CATTGGTGACCCCGGAAACCCTCAGACATGAGATCCTGGGCGGTAATCACCTGGTGATCATCGTGGGGATTGTCTGCGCCACAGTCCTGCTGCTTTCTGTTCTGATATTGACCTTGAAGAAGAGGAATAAGAG TTCAGAAACCTCCACAACTGTGGTAAAAAGCCTGGAGAACGCAAAGAAGGCCCTTCCAGAG AAACACATTTACACCTCAATAGCTACACGAGAGGTGATCGAGGAAGAAGAATCAAGTGGAAAATCAGAGGCCACCTACATGACCATG CACCCAGTTTGGCCGTCTCCAAGGTCAGCACCAAGTAACCCACCTGAAAAGAAGTCAGCTGGAGAAATGCTGAAAACAGAGCAAGCTTTTTGA